TGTAACTTTCAAACCAGGATTTGGCCATCTCAAAAGTCTCGTTGTGATCAAAGGAGGAAATTTGATACTTGCTGTCCAGTGCCTTTTGCAAATCAGCCAGTGCGATGTGTTTATCCATGGTGACGATGGCTGAGTTGTCTAAAACAGATACTTCCACGGCCGACACATTTTCTACCATCAACAAGGCAGATTTTACTTTTGCTTCGCAACTTGTACAGGTCATTCCTGTAATCTGATATTTGTGAGTCATATTTGAATAGAACATTTTTGTCGGTACAAAGGTCTACCTCCATGTTAAAGCAGTTGTTACACTATTTTGGGAAAGTGTTGCAAGATTTACAAATGGTCAATTTGTCTGCGCTTTTTGACTTTAAGTTGTTTAAAATAGCTGGGTGAAAAGCCTGTCACTTTTTTAAACTGATTGCTTAAATGAGCCACACTGCTATAATTGAGAAGATGGGCAATTTCATTTAGAGTCATTTCATCATACAATATAAGTTCTTTTACCCTTTCCAATTTCTGATGGATGAAATACTTCTCAATGGTAATGCCCTCCACCTCAGAAAACAAATTGCTCAAAGTGCTGTAATCCTGATTAAGTTGTTGAGCAAGATAATCAGATAAATTGATATTGATTTGATTGTTCTTTTTATGTACCAGATCAATGATTAGATGTTTTATTTTTTCAATAACCTTGCTTTTTTTATTGTCAATGAGATCGAAACCCACCGATTGAAGATTGTGCAACAATTCTGATTTTTTATCATCTATGTTGCTTTCCTGAATTTCCACTTCGCCCAATTCCACAGAAAGAGGGTGCAGTCCCGATTTCAACAATTTTGATTTCACCACCATTTTGCAGCGGTCACAAACCATGTTTTTGATGTAAAGTTTCATTCTAGCAAGATAGAGAATGGGATAACTATCAGTTCTTAAAAAAGTTTTCTCCAAAATATGACAAGGACTCGTTTAGGTAAGATCAAAAGAATGGAAACATCGCGCCTGACATTAAATATTTCAATTCAATATATTTTAAAAGTGAATTTTTTTATTGGACATTTATTTGGAAATCGCAGCATCAAAACTTAAGTTTTAAATGTTCCAAAGTATGATGATCCAATACAGCTATTTTTCATTTAGACAATTTTAAGGAATCTTAAAAATCCTTTTAATTCCCTTGGTCTTTGCTTTATTTTCAACGGTTACAATCCCTTTTTCCAGTACCTGCTTGTCACAAACACACTCATGTATTCTGCGGTACCGTAATGAGATTTTAAGGCCAAGCCGGTTGCGAGGTATATTGGTTGCAAGAAACGGAGGGGAATGTAATATTGAACACTGAGGCGGCTGAACAAAGGGACATTGGTGAGCACTACATTTTGCAATAGTTGATAACCAAGTCTTGCTTCCAACCCAAGTCTACCCACCAGCCATTCGTGCGAAGCAAAGACTTGCAATCGTGTGCCCAAAGCCCAGGCAGACCGGATATCGGTTCGCAATTCGGTGTGTGCCGCAAAATACGAACCCAGCCGATGCTGTTCTCCCTCGAGACCTAGTCGTATCAATTGATATTGCCTGTAATGATAGGATACATCCAGAGCCAAGATCTGAACCGGAAATCTGGGGCCCCCCGGAATCCTAAACTCCCTGTAAGCCTTTCCCCAACTCAGACCATAACTCCACCGGGAGATTATTTTTGGTTTTGGGAAAGTTTCAGCGATAGGTTTTGTCCAATGGCGGCTGGCTCTCCAGCCCGCCATAACACCAAGATAATTGAGACCCAGGTTGGGGAGTTGAAAGCCACCGTTGGACAAATGGTCAAGACCAATTCCGGTGAAAATAGCGCCAAGCTTTTTCATTTGTTTTTCATACCTGATCTGAAAGGATACATGGTTGTTGAATGGAAGGCTGATGGTCGTGTTTAATGAATTGGAAATCGGATCGTATTTTTTTAAATGATAACTCAGCCCACTTCCTACGATCAGCCGCAAGGACTGTTCTCCAAAATGTTTTAAACCAAAATCAACATAGGGTATGATGCTATAGGCCATACCGAGTATCTCAAACGGATGACCCAGATGCATGATGTTGATTCGGGCTCCCAACCTGGGGTATCCGTATTCCCTGTGCCAAGCCAATGTGCCGCGGGTCTGATATTCCAATCCTGCCTGTATCCAAACGCCGATACCTTTTGGTTTAAATAAAAAGCTTTGGGTGTGCGGACGCAAATGAACCATTTGGATGGATCCGGTCCCTGCTATTTGACATTTAGAGGACAGTGATGATGACACTATCAATGGTATAAGGACAATAATTCGGATCATCAAGCACAAAAGTATCTTTTAATTTTTATTTCTTATCACATGGTTTCAGAATTCCATAAAGAGCTTTGATGGATGGTCGTGGAATGCAGATTTTACACCAAAATTTTACTTACTTTCTTATAATCGCGAAGTTAAGATCCATAAAACAATTTTGATCAAACGTTAAAAAAAGGATCTCTTTAACCGAAGTCATGAAAGAGTCTCCTAACAGACAGGAACAGAGATTGGGTTTTATCCATCGACCCAAACAGTCAGAATCTTAGAGTGGTCAATCTTTAAACAGAATAATTGATCATTTAAAAAATTCATTGATAAGATAAATGTCCGTTTTCTCGCCAATGAGAATACAGGTATCGATTGGAAAAGTGCAGCTACTTTTCTAATAATAGTTTTTCTTAACAACAAAAATTAGAAAGAGAAAATTATATTGATAACCAATAATTGTAAAGGAATGCAAATTCATTCATCTGTCAATCAGAAAAATTAAAAATAGGATTCTGAATACAGATGTATCCTCATGAGGGTACCCAATTATTCTTGAAAAAATTAAAATAAAGTAAGGTAAAAATCAAGTTTACTTTATCGCCCTCTCCAAAAAGTCAATCGTAGATTTAAATTGATCAGAAGGAATGTGATCCTCCTCAATAAAAGGAACCTCGTTTAAGTAAGAATCTACCAAAGTTTGTAGTTGCATTGGCAATTTCCAACTTGGTCTATATTGCCAAGCACGAACAGCCGTCATCCACTCCATCGCCAAGACCTGACGGACGTTCTGCACCAATTCCAAACACTTTAAACCCGCGTTGGCTGCCATGCTGACATGGTCTTCTTGTCCCTTGCTGGTGACAATCGAATCTACACTTGCGGGAGTGGCCAGTTGTTTGTTGGCACTGACCAATGCAGCAGCGGAATATTGCACAATCATATAACCAGAATTCAATCCGGGTTGGGAGGTGAGAAAATCAGGTAAGTCACGACTTCCGTTTATCAACTGGTATATTCTCCGCTCAGAAATATTGCCTATTTCCGCCATCGCAATGGCCAAATAATCAGAAGCGAGGGCGAGCGGCTGGGCATGAAAATTTCCACCGGACAGGACTTTGTCGTCAGATAGCAAAAGGGGATTATCAGTCACGGCATTGGCCTCTCTTTCTGCAATCGAATGAATGTATTCCAAGGCATCTCTGCTGGCTCCATGCACCTGAGGTATGCAGCGAAAACTATAGGGATCTTGTACGGATTGTCGGATCCGTTCTGGCAGTTCTCCATTGGATAAAATCTCACGTAGCCTCTGGGCTGTTTGAATTTGGCCTTTTTGAATTCTGAGGGCGTGGATTTCAGGATGCAAAAAATCCATCGAACAATTGAAAGCTTCCATTGATAGGGCAGAAATCCAGTCCGATTGAAGCATTAGGTTTTCGGATTGTCTGAGGGCAGCTACCAGTAAAGCAAGAGAATATTGACTGCCATTGAGCAAAGCGAGGCCTTCCTTGGCCGCCAAACCTACCGGTATAATGTTTTTCTCAGCAAAAACTTTCTGGCAACTTTCAGCAGCGCCATCCTTCCAGATGGACCCTTCCCCAATAAAGGGGAGCGATAGATGGGCCAATGGAGCCAGATCGCCGGAAGCCCCCAGCGAACCATACCTGGGAATTACCGGAATCAAATCATCATTGTACATCTTAATTAAAAATTCCAGACTGCTCAAACGAACCGCTGAATTTCCTTTGGAGAGAGAAAGGATTTTGAGAAGCAGCACGAGACGGGTGATTTCCTTTGAAATGGGCTGACCAGTGCCACAAGCATGAGATTTGACCAGATTGAACTGAAGATGGGTTAATTCGCTATCAGGAATGACCTGGTTACACAGAGACCCAAATCCGGTATTGACCCCGTAAATAGGTCGATCGATAGATTCCATGCGTTTTTCAAGACGTTGTCTTCCTGATTTTACTTTTTCAATAAGTGGATCAGATAATTTCAAAACGGAAAAATGGGTCCAGATCTTAATTATCTCATCCAGCCCAAGCTGCTCATCCATTAAAATATATTCCTGCTTCATCATTGCAAAGATAGAGGAGTGATTGGTTTTAAATGACGGCTTTCTTTACTGCAACTAAGGGATGGACAAGTTTGCTGGTGGATGATTACAAGCTGTAAAGGCAAACTTTTAAGCAGTTGCAATTAATTACATCGGATAACTCAGGATCATATTACATTTGTGCAAAATATTTAAATCCATTAAAACATGTCAAAAGAACGCGATGAAAAACTAAAAGCACTCCAGCTTACCATGGACCGGTTGGACAAAACTTATGGGAAAGGATCAATCATGAAGTTAGGAGACAAACCTGTCCTGGATGAAGTCCCAGTGATCTCTACAGGCTCTATTTCACTGGACGTTGCCCTGGGAGTGGGAGGATTTCCAAAAGGAAGAGTGATTGAAATATATGGCCCCGAAAGTTCTGGAAAGACCACCCTTGCCATTCACGCCATTGCAGAATGTCAGAAAAAAGGCGGTATTGCTGCATTCATTGATGCCGAGCACGCCTTTGACAGGACTTATGCAGAAGGACTTGGGGTCAAGACAGAAGATTTGTTGATTTCTCAACCAGACAATGGGGAGCAAGCACTTGAAATTGCCGAAAATCTGATTAGATCGGGAGCCATAGACATTATCGTCATTGATTCCGTAGCTGCCCTAGTGCCAAGAAGTGAAATCGAAGGGGAGATGGGAGATTCCAAAATGGGATTACAGGCAAGACTGATGTCTCAGGCTTTGAGAAAACTCACAGGGACCATTGGAAAAACAGGTTGTTGTTGCATTTTTATCAACCAGTTGAGGGAAAAAATTGGTGTCATGTTTGGAAATCCTGAAACCACCACCGGAGGAAACGCTTTAAAATTCTATGCTTCCATGCGCCTTGACATTCGCCGCAGCGGTACCGCCATTAAAGACAAAGACGGCAATGTCACAGGCAACAGGGTGAAGGTCAAAGTTGTGAAAAACAAATTGGCCCCTCCTTTTAAAGTGGCAGAATTTGACATCGAATACGGAGAAGGAATCTCCAAAATCGGAGAAATCGTTGATCTTGGTGCAGAACTCAATGTTTTGACCAAAAGTGGAAGCTGGTATGCCTATGAAGGAACAAAAGTGGCTCAGGGGCGTGACGCTGCAAAACAATTTATGACCGACAACCCCGAACTAGCTCTTGAAATTGAAAATAAAATCAGGCAGAAACTTGCCAATTCCAAGGTGGTCAAAGTGGAAGCAGGTGCTGACGAGGAATGAAGTTGAGTGGATAAGGACTGTTTATATATCGCAAACTTGAGCAATTTACGATTTGGTTTGGCTATAAGGAAATTGAAAAAAATAGATAATTAATTTATTTACAATAGTTTATAGCATTTCAAAGCCTTTGTAACGGAAAATTAAATTATTTTAACGCAAAAAAATTTGTTGAAAAAGATATTTCAGTACTTTTGTTGCAGAAATCTTCAGGGCCGACAATGAAAGGTAGGCCGCATAGCATGAATCTTACCGATGTCCGATGATATTTTCTGTTTTTAGCAGAAGGTGTAAATCGAATCAGCGGATGTCTTTTTTCTTATCCTATTTATATATCTGATAGCGGGATTATTTATAATCTCGCTATTTTTTTTGATAGGTCCTGGCTATGCTGATCTTTGAAAAGAACAGCTTTGAGTGGCAAGTCTTGAAAGCGGTGTTTACGCTTTACCCAATACGACGGTTATGTTTAACAGGTTTCAAGTATTTTTCCATTGCAAACATGCCTGTTCGGTAAATTGATCTGATCGGATCCTTCATCTCTCCATTTTAGTATCGAGACAGCGGATAGAAGCTTGTGATTTAACCCATTGAAATCGAAAATATAGAATCTGCTTCAAAATCAAATACTTCAACAAACATTCAGAATATTTTCCTGTATTTCAATCCATTGCAACTATTTTTTGAAAAAGTTTGTTTATATTGTGAAATAAAAGTAGTATCTTTGCGCTCCATTTTAGAAACGAAGTAAGAGGTTTAATGAGCAAGAAAAAGGTTTTGTACATCACACAGGAGATTGACCCCTTCGTCAACCATGACGGATTTGGCGAAATGATTCAGAAACTCCCGGCTTTTGCCCAGGAGAGCGGAATGGAAATCAGGATTTTAATGCCGCGTTTTGGCACGATCAACGAAAGAAGACATAGACTTCATGAGGTTGTTCGATTGAGTGGTATGAACATCATCATCGATGATGACGACTATGCACTGATCATCAAAGTTGCATCTCTTCCGGGATCCAGAATACAGGTTTACTTTTTGGACAATGACGAGTTCTTCAAAAGGAAATTTGTGTTTGAAGACGAGGAAGGAAGACCATATGACGACAACCAGGACAGAATGATTTTTTTCTGCAAAGGCGCATTAGAAATTGTGAAAAAATTTGGATGGCCGCCTGACATTATCCATTGTCACGGCTGGATGACGAGTTTGATACCATTTTATCTAAAAACAGTGTATAAAAATGATCCGGTATTTAAACAGTCCAAAGTCATACTATCACTTTATGAAAAATCGCTGGAGTCAAGTTTTACAGATAGTTTTTTTAAGAAAGCCGCAATCAACAATCTGAAAGCAGATCAACTCAATGTTTTTAAAAATGGGACAGGAATTGCTTTGCAAAAGGGGGCCATACCCTACGCTGATGGAATCATCAGGGGTTCGGGCAACCTCAGCGAATCACTGATTCAGGCTGTGGAGGCCAACAACAAACCCAACATACTCACCCAGGAAGAAAATTTTCTTCCTGATTATATCGACTTTTATAAGACTATTATCTCATAATCAGCGTTTGAGTCTGATGATAAACCGATCGATAAAAGCCTCTGCCAGAATTTTGGTAATTAATCATTTCTTGTCCTGTTTGCTGCTGATGTTTTCAATATCTGCATGCGACAAAGGATCAAATCTGGGAAGTGATTTGATCAGTGATGAGTGGATTAATGCGAAGGGAGTTGACAGCTTTGATTTTGACATTGATTATTACAAGGTGGACAGTCTCCTTTTATCTTATGGTGGACTTCCGGTCAATTATTTTTTGGGAAAAATAAATGATCCCATATTTGGTCATTCTGAAGCTGCCATTTATACCCAGATCAGGTTTATCAATACCAAAAATTTTGAATTTTTGAGGGTACCCATCGATTCGGTTGTACTTGCACTTAGATATGATCAAACTGGGATTTACGGAGATACTTTATTGCCGCAGACCGTTGAAGTTTACCCGCTTTTGGATACACTTGGAGTCAATGTCCGCTATTACGAAGGCTTCTCGGCCAATGTAGGCAATACTTTGTTGGGCAAATTGGAAAACTTTGTTCCCAATCTCAGCGACAGTGTCAAAGTTCAGATAAATTCCGTGACCAATGCTTTTGGTCCTCAATTAAGGATACCTTTGGATACTGGACTGTTTATGGACATTATGCGGAATTTACCGGACACCCCTTTTTCCAATGTGGACACTTTTGTCAAAGTATTTCCAGGAATTGCAATTGTGGCAAAGCAAAACGCTTCTATGCTCTCCCTGATTCCAGCGAGCGAACAAAGTAGAATCACCATCTATTACCACATCGATACCGTGCAATATGAATTTATTTTTAACATGGGCACCAACGCCGCAAAAGCTCCCTACATCAAGGTGGATCACAGTGGAACTCCTGTTCAGCAGTTTGTTGAGGGACTGGTAAATGGCGATAGCGTATTTTATATTCAGGGTTTGATAGGTCCGGATGCCAGGCTTCTGATGCCGTATTCCACAGACTGGGATAGAAAATTTTTAAATTATGCAGTGATCGAATTGGATGTGGTGATACAGGACGAATCCGATACCACCCATTTTAAACCTGTAGATTTATTGTTTGTCCAGGATCTTTCTTCTGGAACTCCCAAGGACATCAGGGATTTTGAAATCGCCAGGAGTTATAGCAGCCAACTGGCCAATCTCAGTGATTTTGCCGCGATCTTTGGAGGTATTCCCAGGAAAATAGAAGTTGATGGTCGAAAAGTGATTAGATATAGTTTTAACATTACAGCACATTTTCAAAGCCATCGCAAAGAAAAGAAAGACCTTGATTTACTAATTAGCCCTATTTTTAAGACAGAAATTGCCCAAAGGGTGGCGCTTTACGGACGCAAGCACGGAACTCAGCCTGCGAGACTGAAGCTAATATACTCTGAGTAATAAGACAATATACGATTTTAGATATGTGTGGAATAATAGCCTACATTGGCCCAAAAAGAGCATACAATGTTCTCATCGAAGGTCTAAGCCGGCTGGAGTATCGCGGTTATGACAGTGCCGGAGTAGCTCTTCTCAATGGAGAGATGAACATTTATAAGAAAAAGGGCAAGGTTCAGGAACTGGTAGATTTTGCCTCTACCAAAAACACAGAAGGTCATATCGGTATGGGTCATACCCGTTGGGCAACGCATGGCAAGCCGGATGACATCAACGCGCATCCTCATTTTTCAGGATCCAAAAGCCTTGCCATAATCCACAATGGAATTATTGAAAACTATTCTACACTCCGCGAAGCACTGAGTCGTCTCGGCCATCAATTTGAATCAGAGACAGATACAGAAGTGCTTATCCACCTGATAGAAGAAATTCAAAACAGAGAAAATCTTTCATTGGCAGATGCTGTAAGACAGGCACTCAGCAAGGTGATCGGAGCGTACGCCATCGTTGTTATGGATAGAAACAATCCTGATTTGTTGGTGGGTGCAAGAAAATCAAGCCCACTGGTAGTAGGTATCGGCAACGATGAATTTTTTATTGCCTCTGATGCGACCCCGATTATTCAGCACACCAATAAAGTCATTTATCTCGAAGACGAGCAGATCGTTGAAATTTCACTCAAAGATGGAGTAGAAATCACCTCCATCGAGAATGAACTCCAGACTCCTGTCATCCATGAATTGGATCTCAACATCGATCAACTGGAAAAAGGAGGGTTTCCTCATTTTATGTTGAAAGAAATCTTTCAACAGCCACAGACCATTTCTGATTGTATGCGGGGAAGATTGAGTGCCACAGAGGGATGGGCAAGGTTGGGAGGATTGGAAGAGCATTCCAATAAAATAATCAACGCGAGCAGAATCATCATTGCAGCCTGCGGAACAAG
This window of the Saprospiraceae bacterium genome carries:
- a CDS encoding helix-turn-helix transcriptional regulator, translating into MKLYIKNMVCDRCKMVVKSKLLKSGLHPLSVELGEVEIQESNIDDKKSELLHNLQSVGFDLIDNKKSKVIEKIKHLIIDLVHKKNNQININLSDYLAQQLNQDYSTLSNLFSEVEGITIEKYFIHQKLERVKELILYDEMTLNEIAHLLNYSSVAHLSNQFKKVTGFSPSYFKQLKVKKRRQIDHL
- a CDS encoding acyloxyacyl hydrolase encodes the protein MSSSLSSKCQIAGTGSIQMVHLRPHTQSFLFKPKGIGVWIQAGLEYQTRGTLAWHREYGYPRLGARINIMHLGHPFEILGMAYSIIPYVDFGLKHFGEQSLRLIVGSGLSYHLKKYDPISNSLNTTISLPFNNHVSFQIRYEKQMKKLGAIFTGIGLDHLSNGGFQLPNLGLNYLGVMAGWRASRHWTKPIAETFPKPKIISRWSYGLSWGKAYREFRIPGGPRFPVQILALDVSYHYRQYQLIRLGLEGEQHRLGSYFAAHTELRTDIRSAWALGTRLQVFASHEWLVGRLGLEARLGYQLLQNVVLTNVPLFSRLSVQYYIPLRFLQPIYLATGLALKSHYGTAEYMSVFVTSRYWKKGL
- the hutH gene encoding histidine ammonia-lyase produces the protein MKQEYILMDEQLGLDEIIKIWTHFSVLKLSDPLIEKVKSGRQRLEKRMESIDRPIYGVNTGFGSLCNQVIPDSELTHLQFNLVKSHACGTGQPISKEITRLVLLLKILSLSKGNSAVRLSSLEFLIKMYNDDLIPVIPRYGSLGASGDLAPLAHLSLPFIGEGSIWKDGAAESCQKVFAEKNIIPVGLAAKEGLALLNGSQYSLALLVAALRQSENLMLQSDWISALSMEAFNCSMDFLHPEIHALRIQKGQIQTAQRLREILSNGELPERIRQSVQDPYSFRCIPQVHGASRDALEYIHSIAEREANAVTDNPLLLSDDKVLSGGNFHAQPLALASDYLAIAMAEIGNISERRIYQLINGSRDLPDFLTSQPGLNSGYMIVQYSAAALVSANKQLATPASVDSIVTSKGQEDHVSMAANAGLKCLELVQNVRQVLAMEWMTAVRAWQYRPSWKLPMQLQTLVDSYLNEVPFIEEDHIPSDQFKSTIDFLERAIK
- the recA gene encoding recombinase RecA, which gives rise to MSKERDEKLKALQLTMDRLDKTYGKGSIMKLGDKPVLDEVPVISTGSISLDVALGVGGFPKGRVIEIYGPESSGKTTLAIHAIAECQKKGGIAAFIDAEHAFDRTYAEGLGVKTEDLLISQPDNGEQALEIAENLIRSGAIDIIVIDSVAALVPRSEIEGEMGDSKMGLQARLMSQALRKLTGTIGKTGCCCIFINQLREKIGVMFGNPETTTGGNALKFYASMRLDIRRSGTAIKDKDGNVTGNRVKVKVVKNKLAPPFKVAEFDIEYGEGISKIGEIVDLGAELNVLTKSGSWYAYEGTKVAQGRDAAKQFMTDNPELALEIENKIRQKLANSKVVKVEAGADEE
- a CDS encoding glycogen/starch synthase, producing the protein MSKKKVLYITQEIDPFVNHDGFGEMIQKLPAFAQESGMEIRILMPRFGTINERRHRLHEVVRLSGMNIIIDDDDYALIIKVASLPGSRIQVYFLDNDEFFKRKFVFEDEEGRPYDDNQDRMIFFCKGALEIVKKFGWPPDIIHCHGWMTSLIPFYLKTVYKNDPVFKQSKVILSLYEKSLESSFTDSFFKKAAINNLKADQLNVFKNGTGIALQKGAIPYADGIIRGSGNLSESLIQAVEANNKPNILTQEENFLPDYIDFYKTIIS
- a CDS encoding DUF4270 family protein, producing MFSISACDKGSNLGSDLISDEWINAKGVDSFDFDIDYYKVDSLLLSYGGLPVNYFLGKINDPIFGHSEAAIYTQIRFINTKNFEFLRVPIDSVVLALRYDQTGIYGDTLLPQTVEVYPLLDTLGVNVRYYEGFSANVGNTLLGKLENFVPNLSDSVKVQINSVTNAFGPQLRIPLDTGLFMDIMRNLPDTPFSNVDTFVKVFPGIAIVAKQNASMLSLIPASEQSRITIYYHIDTVQYEFIFNMGTNAAKAPYIKVDHSGTPVQQFVEGLVNGDSVFYIQGLIGPDARLLMPYSTDWDRKFLNYAVIELDVVIQDESDTTHFKPVDLLFVQDLSSGTPKDIRDFEIARSYSSQLANLSDFAAIFGGIPRKIEVDGRKVIRYSFNITAHFQSHRKEKKDLDLLISPIFKTEIAQRVALYGRKHGTQPARLKLIYSE
- the glmS gene encoding glutamine--fructose-6-phosphate transaminase (isomerizing), yielding MCGIIAYIGPKRAYNVLIEGLSRLEYRGYDSAGVALLNGEMNIYKKKGKVQELVDFASTKNTEGHIGMGHTRWATHGKPDDINAHPHFSGSKSLAIIHNGIIENYSTLREALSRLGHQFESETDTEVLIHLIEEIQNRENLSLADAVRQALSKVIGAYAIVVMDRNNPDLLVGARKSSPLVVGIGNDEFFIASDATPIIQHTNKVIYLEDEQIVEISLKDGVEITSIENELQTPVIHELDLNIDQLEKGGFPHFMLKEIFQQPQTISDCMRGRLSATEGWARLGGLEEHSNKIINASRIIIAACGTSWHSALIGEYLIEELARIPVEVEYASEFRYRNPILGPQDIVIVISQSGETADTLAAAELAKQRGALVYGIVNVVGSSIARMTDGGSYIHCGPEIGVASTKAFTGQVTLLSLMAIVLGFKKGVLSNSYYHQLIAELGQIPDKVKQTLASDDLIKSLASRFAETNNALYLGRGYNFPVALEGALKLKEISYIHAEGYPAAEMKHGPIALIDENMPVIVIATNQSAYEKIVSNIMEVKARKGIVIAVIDTLDQEIRKIADYCIEIPGTIEPLTPLLSVIPLQLLSYHIAVLRSCDVDQPRNLAKSVTVE